The Hemicordylus capensis ecotype Gifberg chromosome 6, rHemCap1.1.pri, whole genome shotgun sequence genome window below encodes:
- the ERP44 gene encoding endoplasmic reticulum resident protein 44 isoform X5: MLHPIFEEASNVIKEDFPDQNQVVFARVDCDQHSEIAQRYRISKYPTLKLFRNGMMMKREYRGQRSVTAIADYIRQQKSNPIREVLSLEEINSLDRSKRNIVGYFEQKDSDNYRTFERVANILHDDCVFLAAFGSVSKAERFSGDNVIYKPPGENAPDMVYLGSMTNFDLAYAWTQDKCVPLVREITFENGEELTEEGLPFLILFHMKDDTESLEKFQQEVARQLISEKGTINFLHADCDKFRHPLLHIQKTPADCPVIAIDSFRHMYVFSDFSDLAVPGKLKQFVLDLHSGKLHREFHHGPDPTDIAPGQPLHDLASSPPESSFQKLAPSEHRYTLLREKDEL; this comes from the exons ATGCTGCATCCTATCTTTGAGGAAGCTTCCAATGTCATTAAGGAGGACTTTCCAGATCAGAATCAGGTTGTGTTTGCCAGAGTAGACTGTGATCAGCATT CTGAAATAGCTCAAAGGTACAGGATAAGCAAATATCCAACCCTAAAATTGTTTCGTAATGGAATGATGATGAAGAGAGAGTATCGGGGTCAGAGATCAGTGACAGCAATTGCAGACTATATCCGACAACAGAAAAGTAATCCTATTCGAGAAGTACTCAGCTTGGAAGAAATTAACTCTCTTGAT CGCAGTAAAAGGAATATTGTTGGATACTTTGAACAAAAAGACTCTGATAATTATAGGACCTTTGAAAGGGTTGCAAATATTTTGCATGATGACTGTGTCTTCCTTGCTGCATTTGg GTCTGTTTCCAAAGCAGAACGCTTTAGTGGGGACAATGTTATCTACAAACCACCTGGG GAAAATGCTCCAGATATGGTCTATTTGGGTTCTATGACCAATTTTGACTTGGCTTATGCGTGGACTCAAGATAAATGTGTTCCTCTTGTTCGTGAAATTACATTTGAGAATGGGGAG GAATTGACAGAAGAGGGTCTTCCTTTTCTTATACTCTTTCATATGAAAGATGATACGGAGAGTTTAGAAAAGTTCCAGCAGGAAGTTGCAAGACAGTTAATAAGTGAAAAAG GTACAATCAACTTTTTACATGCTGACTGTGATAAGTTCAGACATCCACTCCTCCATATTCAGAAAACTCCGGCAGATTGCCCTGTTATTGCTATTGACAGTTTTAGACATATGTATGTCTTTTCAGACTTCAGTGACTTGGC TGTTCCAGGTAAACTCAAGCAATTTGTACTAGATTTGCACTCTGGGAAACTGCATAGAGAATTTCATCATGGCCCAGATCCAACAGATATAGCACCTGGTCAG CCACTTCACGATCTAGCAAGTAGCCCACCTGAGAGCTCATTCCAGAAGCTAGCACCCAGTGAACATAGGTACACCTTATTGCGGGAAAAAGATGAACTCTGA